One region of Cydia pomonella isolate Wapato2018A chromosome 9, ilCydPomo1, whole genome shotgun sequence genomic DNA includes:
- the LOC133521241 gene encoding alpha-L-fucosidase, giving the protein MKSLLLFFLFPLISAKIRNEIYFNVENFDVSRRYNPDWDDLDTRPLPQWYDEAKIGIFLHWGVFSVPSFGSEWFWSNWQGNNDNYTNFMKKNYPPNFTYQEFAPMFTAEFFDPEEWAALFAKAGAKYIVLTSKHHEGFTLFPSKRSYSWNAFDVGPHRDLVGDLAESVRDAGLKFGVYHSLYEWYNPIYLEDKETNFSRRTYVINKLWPDLKQLINDYHPSVLWVDGDWEAHDRYWHSQEFLAWLYSDSPVADEIVTNDRWGIGCYGKHGDFYNYADRYNPGKLLAHKWENAFTVDSKSWGYRRNVKLSEVLSFDDLLYQVVSSVSCGGNALINVGPTKEGTIAPIYQERLLSLGAWLGEHGEAVYASSPWLHQNDSANGDVWYTCRRTEYNAQSPTSKPLMTDSLTAIYAIVLKWPQESVLVVKDITMTLHSGNYKIQMLGNPDIKIQWTIKDGRALISMPDKAVVKSTNAWVLKFTLK; this is encoded by the exons ATGAAAAGTCTGTTACTGTTTTTTCTGTTCCCTCTTATAAGTGCAAAAATTCGtaatgaaatttacttcaaTGTGGAAAACTTCGATGTATCGCGACGTTACAATCCCGACTGGGATGATTTAGATACTCGACCTCTGCCCCAGTGGTATGATGAAGCCAAGATAGGTATTTTCCTGCACTGGGGTGTATTTTCTGTTCCGAGTTTCGGTTCTGAATGGTTTTGGAGTAACTGGCAAG GTAATAATGATAACTACACAAACTTCATGAAGAAGAACTACCCGCCAAACTTTACTTATCAGGAGTTTGCCCCTATGTTCACCGCTGAATTCTTTGACCCGGAAGAGTGGGCTGCCCTGTTCGCTAAAGCTGGAGCCAA GTATATAGTCCTCACAAGCAAACACCACGAGGGCTTCACTCTGTTCCCGTCCAAGCGCTCATACAGCTGGAACGCTTTCGACGTCGGCCCACATCGCGATTTGGTCGGCGACTTAGCGGAAAGCGTGCGCGATGCAG GACTCAAGTTCGGCGTCTACCATTCCCTCTACGAGTGGTACAACCCCATCTACCTAGAAGACAAGGAAACTAACTTCAGTAGAAGAACTTACGTTATCAACAAACTATGGCCGGACTTGAAACAGCTGATCAACGACTACCACCCGTCAGTTCTCTGGGTCGATGGGGACTGGGAGGCCCACGACCGTTATTGGCATTCGCAGGAGTTCCTGGCTTGGCTGTACAGCGACAGTCCGGTCGCTGATGAGATCGTGACTAACGATAGATGGGGTATCGGCTGCTATGGCAAACATGgagatttttataattatgcTGACAGATATAACCCAG GTAAACTCTTGGCCCACAAATGGGAGAACGCGTTCACGGTGGACTCCAAGTCGTGGGGCTACCGGAGGAACGTTAAACTGAGCGAGGTGCTCAGCTTCGACGACTTGCTGTACCAGGTCGTGTCCTCCGTCAGTTGTGGAG GTAACGCCCTAATCAACGTCGGCCCCACCAAAGAAGGCACCATCGCCCCCATCTACCAGGAGCGCCTGCTGTCCCTGGGCGCCTGGCTCGGCGAGCACGGCGAGGCCGTGTACGCCTCCTCGCCCTGGCTGCACCAGAACGACTCCGCCAACGGCGACGTCTGGTACACTTGCCGTAGAACCGAGTACAATGCGCAATCACCCACATCGAAGCCTTTAATGACTGATAGTTTGACAGCTATCTATGCGATCGTGCTGAAATGGCCGCAAGAGAGCGTGCTGGTTGTTAAGGATATAACGATGACGCTACATAGTGGAAATTATAAGATTCAGATGTTGGGTAACCCGGATATTAAAATACAG tggaCGATAAAAGATGGGCGAGCTTTAATCTCGATGCCGGACAAAGCTGTGGTCAAGTCTACAAACGCATGGGTACtgaaatttactttaaaataa
- the LOC133521243 gene encoding TBC1 domain family member 9 isoform X1 codes for MWVKPQEVFIKTALWDSDDTTLYFVLQRRKGHGKSAGLSSLLVSTFDSVRDTKPAPYRILHQTPNSEIYYVISSALTEQDIRQDWQWLLDNVCPTLHSFDTEEEVTEFVCCKINSIIATEQENFTEDEDTITYKNVVYEFHQRFGMPKDEKLVCYYSCSYWKSKMPRQGWMYLSVHYMCFYSNIFGHKTTIKIRWADVTELAKTNSLLFPDSIKVVTRDAEHYFTLFLKKNETYALMQQLANIAMKQLIDDKSGSFNIDKDLLTKLSKNVPKKPSFLKRDLDARKQSNLYTLRFRLPQTEKLDGSEECSLWTPYNKRHNWGRLYLSQNFICFDSRVRNLVRLTIPLRTVHQVERADSGGTGSADSGSILITTAHHTSFLFGNISDREFLVHKISELLAKLPNGVYREKPHKKTEEPSWVPQPPLMSLFLTQQTSPIKQIQQKKEKQWEDHMTDVGRGISMYQTTAGSELVINGIPESLRGELWSVFSGSILQKTQNKGLYERLVNEALSSKNQANDEIERDLHRSLPEHPAFQNNVGISALRRVLCAYALKNPTIGYCQAMNIVASVLLIYCPEEQAFWLLATICETLLPDYYNTRVVGALVDQGVLEELTEAHLPELHAKLDELGMMNMISLSWFLTLFISVMPYECAVNVMDCFFYDGAKVIFQVTLKILDINRDKLLKCTEDGQAMQVLNDYLKGIYNDEAMALSTEPRTAEKSVKIQEIIYQSYRSYGQSVTPECIEHLRLKHRLRVVRQLEDSLERNTLRALQMDRLLEPQELQELLSIIREELLWAKRVPCERLEAPYEAYRLDYTQFKNLFTALSPWGKGECAEAITARMFKLMDNDEDGFVSARGLSLALGASARAEAARRLRVLYCAHAPPLLARAELRDPRAQRAGAELAADAISFFDSVENASGSEPIPQELQRSISDAGDAGYMDKSSDSSNSQSASSSVDPIAESIRACAWSGMGSGSGASTPGASTPGAAPATAPPLSRAHFLQLLAAVHSLTLHKDQLYEAAAQAGTLLLKMGEWNHQRPSLDREISQDSLYLAAAEKQPGIRQMDPNGNTTSDQETEPSPSKETEPSSDDEWSISLEQFLATMLSQEPLEAFFNEKVSILPDLEALKQRDRFQSMS; via the exons ATGTGGGTTAAGCCGCAGGAAGTGTTTATAAAAACTGCGTTGTG GGATAGTGATGATACGACGCTGTATTTCGTGCTTCAGAGACGAAAAGGGCATGGCAAGTCGGCGGGTCTGTCTTCGTTGCTCGTTAGCACGTTCGACAGTGTCAGAGACACAAAGCCTGCTCCATACCGGATACTCCACCAAACTCCAAATTCGGAAATATATTATG TTATATCATCAGCACTAACGGAGCAAGATATTCGTCAAGATTGGCAGTGGTTGCTGGACAATGTCTGCCCGACACTACATTCCTTTGATACAGAGGAGGAGGTCACGGAGTTTGTTTGTTGTAAAATCAACTCCATCATTGCTACGGAACAAGAAAACTTTACAGAAG atgaggatacaataacatacaaaaatgtTGTGTATGAGTTCCACCAAAGGTTCGGAATGCCGAAAGATGAAAAATTGGTGTGTTATTACTCCTGCAG ttactGGAAAAGTAAAATGCCCAGACAAGGTTGGATGTACCTGTCCGTCCACTACATGTGCTTCTATTCCAACATATTCGGACACAAGACCACAATCAAGATCCGATGGGCCGATGTGACAGAGCTAGCCAAGACCAACAGTTTACTGTTTCCGGACTCCATAAAAGTGGTGACCAGAGATGCAGAGCATTACTTTACCTTGTTCTTGAAGAAAAATGAGACATATGCGCTTATGCAGCAATTAGCGAATATTGCAATGAAACA GTTGATCGACGACAAATCAGGCAGCTTCAATATAGACAAGGACCTTCTAACGAAACTCAGCAAAAACGTACCAAAGAAACCCTCCTTCTTGAAACGAGACCTGGACGCGAGAAAGCAGTCTAATCTCTACACGCTAAGGTTCAGATTGCCGCAGACGGAGAAGCTGGACGGGTCCGAAGAGTGTTCCCTGTGGACGCCTTATAATAAAAGGCATAATTGGGGGCGATTGTACTTATCACagaatttcatttgttttgatAGTCGG GTGCGTAACCTGGTCCGTCTAACGATCCCCCTGCGCACCGTGCACCAAGTGGAGCGCGCGGACTCGGGCGGCACGGGCAGCGCGGACTCGGGCAGCATCCTCATCACCACCGCGCACCACACCAGCTTCCTCTTCGGCAACATCTCCGACCGCGAGTTCCTGGTGCACAAGATCTCAGAGCTCCTAGCGAAGCTGCCCAA TGGTGTGTACAGGGAGAAGCCACACAAGAAGACCGAGGAGCCGTCGTGGGTGCCGCAGCCGCCGCTGATGTCGCTGTTCTTGACGCAGCAGACTTCGCCTATCAAGCAGATACAGCAGAAAAAG GAGAAACAATGGGAAGACCATATGACAGATGTCGGCCGCGGCATCAGCATGTACCAAACCACCGCCGGCAGCGAGCTGGTCATCAACGGCATACCAGAGTCCCTCCGAGGCGAACTATGGAGTGTCTTCTCTGGCTCCATACTACAGAAGACTCAAAATAAAGGACTGTACGAACGGCTGGTGAATGAAGCGTTGTCTTCGAAGAATCAGGCGAATGATGAGATTGAAAGAGATTTGCATCGGTCGCTGCCCGAGCATCCGGCTTTTCAGAATAATGTTG GTATCTCTGCACTCCGCCGCGTCCTCTGCGCGTACGCACTCAAGAACCCGACCATCGGCTACTGCCAAGCCATGAACATCGTGGCTTCAGTGCTGCTCATATACTGTCCAGAAGAGCAAGCGTTCTGGCTACTGGCCACTATCTGCGAGACGCTACTGCCCGATTATTACAATACGAGGGTCGTTGGCGCTTTG GTCGACCAAGGCGTCCTAGAAGAGCTAACAGAAGCCCACCTGCCCGAGCTCCACGCGAAGCTAGACGAGCTCGGCATGATGAACATGATCTCTCTGTCCTGGTTCCTCACGCTGTTCATCAGCGTCATGCCCTACGAGTGCGCCGTCAACGTCATGGATTGTTTCTTCTACGACGGAGCTAAGGTTATCTTCCAG GTAACGCTAAAAATTCTGGATATCAACCGAGACAAACTGCTCAAATGTACAGAAGACGGGCAGGCCATGCAGGTGCTCAATGACTACCTGAAGGGCATATACAATGATGAGGCTATGGCGTTATCTACTGAGCCGAGGACCGCTGAGAAG AGCGTGAAAATCCAAGAGATCATCTACCAGTCCTACCGCTCATATGGGCAGAGCGTAACACCAGAGTGCATAGAACATCTCCGACTAAAACACAGGCTGCGAGTGGTTCGGCAGCTGGAAGACAGCCTCGAGAGGAACACGCTGCGAGCGCTGCAGATGGACCGGCTGCTGGAGCCGCAGGAACTGCAG GAACTATTAAGTATAATCCGCGAAGAGCTCCTGTGGGCTAAACGCGTGCCGTGCGAGCGACTAGAGGCCCCATACGAGGCGTACAGGCTGGACTACACGCAGTTCAAGAACCTGTTCACTGCTCTGTCGCCGTGGGGGAAGGGGGAGTGCGCTGAGGCCATCACTGCTAGGATGTTTAAG CTAATGGACAACGACGAGGACGGGTTCGTGTCGGCGCGCGGGCTGTCGCTGGCGCTGGGCGCGAGCGCGCGCGCGGAGGCGGCGCGGCGCCTGCGCGTGCTGTACTGCGCGCACGCGCCGccgctgctggcgcgcgccgaGCTGCGCGACCCCCGCGCGCAGCGCGCCGGCGCGGAGCTCGCCGCTGATGCCATCTCTTTCTTCGACAG CGTAGAAAACGCATCCGGATCTGAACCTATTCCTCAAGAGCTACAGCGGTCTATAAGCGACGCCGGCGATGCCGGCTACATGGATAAATCCAGCGACAGCTCCAATAGCCAATCAG CTTCCTCCAGCGTGGACCCCATAGCGGAGTCCATCCGCGCCTGCGCGTGGTCCGGCATGGGCTCGGGCTCGGGCGCGTCCACACCGGGCGCGTCCACgccgggcgcggcgccggccaCGGCCCCGCCGCTGTCTCGGGCGCACTTCCTTCAGCTGTTGGCGGCCGTACACTCACTCACGCTGCACAAGGACCAGCTGTATGAGGCGGCGGCACAGGCTG GTACGCTCCTGTTGAAGATGGGTGAATGGAACCACCAGCGGCCGAGCCTGGACCGCGAGATATCGCAGGACAGCTTGTACTTGGCCGCGGCCGAGAAGCAGCCCGGGATACGACAG ATGGATCCAAATGGCAACACAACCTCCGACCAAGAAACTGAGCCATCCCCGTCAAAGGAAACCGAACCTTCGTCAGACGACGAATGGTCCATTTCCCTTGAGCAGTTCCTCGCCACAATGCTCTCACAAGAACCTCTAGAGGCGTTCTTCAACGAGAAAGTATCCATATTGCCAGATTTAGAAGCCTTAAAACAAAGAGACAGGTTTCAGTCGATGTCGTGA
- the LOC133521243 gene encoding TBC1 domain family member 9 isoform X2, whose product MWVKPQEVFIKTALWDSDDTTLYFVLQRRKGHGKSAGLSSLLVSTFDSVRDTKPAPYRILHQTPNSEIYYVISSALTEQDIRQDWQWLLDNVCPTLHSFDTEEEVTEFVCCKINSIIATEQENFTEDEDTITYKNVVYEFHQRFGMPKDEKLVCYYSCSYWKSKMPRQGWMYLSVHYMCFYSNIFGHKTTIKIRWADVTELAKTNSLLFPDSIKVVTRDAEHYFTLFLKKNETYALMQQLANIAMKQLIDDKSGSFNIDKDLLTKLSKNVPKKPSFLKRDLDARKQSNLYTLRFRLPQTEKLDGSEECSLWTPYNKRHNWGRLYLSQNFICFDSRVRNLVRLTIPLRTVHQVERADSGGTGSADSGSILITTAHHTSFLFGNISDREFLVHKISELLAKLPKEKPHKKTEEPSWVPQPPLMSLFLTQQTSPIKQIQQKKEKQWEDHMTDVGRGISMYQTTAGSELVINGIPESLRGELWSVFSGSILQKTQNKGLYERLVNEALSSKNQANDEIERDLHRSLPEHPAFQNNVGISALRRVLCAYALKNPTIGYCQAMNIVASVLLIYCPEEQAFWLLATICETLLPDYYNTRVVGALVDQGVLEELTEAHLPELHAKLDELGMMNMISLSWFLTLFISVMPYECAVNVMDCFFYDGAKVIFQVTLKILDINRDKLLKCTEDGQAMQVLNDYLKGIYNDEAMALSTEPRTAEKSVKIQEIIYQSYRSYGQSVTPECIEHLRLKHRLRVVRQLEDSLERNTLRALQMDRLLEPQELQELLSIIREELLWAKRVPCERLEAPYEAYRLDYTQFKNLFTALSPWGKGECAEAITARMFKLMDNDEDGFVSARGLSLALGASARAEAARRLRVLYCAHAPPLLARAELRDPRAQRAGAELAADAISFFDSVENASGSEPIPQELQRSISDAGDAGYMDKSSDSSNSQSASSSVDPIAESIRACAWSGMGSGSGASTPGASTPGAAPATAPPLSRAHFLQLLAAVHSLTLHKDQLYEAAAQAGTLLLKMGEWNHQRPSLDREISQDSLYLAAAEKQPGIRQMDPNGNTTSDQETEPSPSKETEPSSDDEWSISLEQFLATMLSQEPLEAFFNEKVSILPDLEALKQRDRFQSMS is encoded by the exons ATGTGGGTTAAGCCGCAGGAAGTGTTTATAAAAACTGCGTTGTG GGATAGTGATGATACGACGCTGTATTTCGTGCTTCAGAGACGAAAAGGGCATGGCAAGTCGGCGGGTCTGTCTTCGTTGCTCGTTAGCACGTTCGACAGTGTCAGAGACACAAAGCCTGCTCCATACCGGATACTCCACCAAACTCCAAATTCGGAAATATATTATG TTATATCATCAGCACTAACGGAGCAAGATATTCGTCAAGATTGGCAGTGGTTGCTGGACAATGTCTGCCCGACACTACATTCCTTTGATACAGAGGAGGAGGTCACGGAGTTTGTTTGTTGTAAAATCAACTCCATCATTGCTACGGAACAAGAAAACTTTACAGAAG atgaggatacaataacatacaaaaatgtTGTGTATGAGTTCCACCAAAGGTTCGGAATGCCGAAAGATGAAAAATTGGTGTGTTATTACTCCTGCAG ttactGGAAAAGTAAAATGCCCAGACAAGGTTGGATGTACCTGTCCGTCCACTACATGTGCTTCTATTCCAACATATTCGGACACAAGACCACAATCAAGATCCGATGGGCCGATGTGACAGAGCTAGCCAAGACCAACAGTTTACTGTTTCCGGACTCCATAAAAGTGGTGACCAGAGATGCAGAGCATTACTTTACCTTGTTCTTGAAGAAAAATGAGACATATGCGCTTATGCAGCAATTAGCGAATATTGCAATGAAACA GTTGATCGACGACAAATCAGGCAGCTTCAATATAGACAAGGACCTTCTAACGAAACTCAGCAAAAACGTACCAAAGAAACCCTCCTTCTTGAAACGAGACCTGGACGCGAGAAAGCAGTCTAATCTCTACACGCTAAGGTTCAGATTGCCGCAGACGGAGAAGCTGGACGGGTCCGAAGAGTGTTCCCTGTGGACGCCTTATAATAAAAGGCATAATTGGGGGCGATTGTACTTATCACagaatttcatttgttttgatAGTCGG GTGCGTAACCTGGTCCGTCTAACGATCCCCCTGCGCACCGTGCACCAAGTGGAGCGCGCGGACTCGGGCGGCACGGGCAGCGCGGACTCGGGCAGCATCCTCATCACCACCGCGCACCACACCAGCTTCCTCTTCGGCAACATCTCCGACCGCGAGTTCCTGGTGCACAAGATCTCAGAGCTCCTAGCGAAGCTGCCCAA GGAGAAGCCACACAAGAAGACCGAGGAGCCGTCGTGGGTGCCGCAGCCGCCGCTGATGTCGCTGTTCTTGACGCAGCAGACTTCGCCTATCAAGCAGATACAGCAGAAAAAG GAGAAACAATGGGAAGACCATATGACAGATGTCGGCCGCGGCATCAGCATGTACCAAACCACCGCCGGCAGCGAGCTGGTCATCAACGGCATACCAGAGTCCCTCCGAGGCGAACTATGGAGTGTCTTCTCTGGCTCCATACTACAGAAGACTCAAAATAAAGGACTGTACGAACGGCTGGTGAATGAAGCGTTGTCTTCGAAGAATCAGGCGAATGATGAGATTGAAAGAGATTTGCATCGGTCGCTGCCCGAGCATCCGGCTTTTCAGAATAATGTTG GTATCTCTGCACTCCGCCGCGTCCTCTGCGCGTACGCACTCAAGAACCCGACCATCGGCTACTGCCAAGCCATGAACATCGTGGCTTCAGTGCTGCTCATATACTGTCCAGAAGAGCAAGCGTTCTGGCTACTGGCCACTATCTGCGAGACGCTACTGCCCGATTATTACAATACGAGGGTCGTTGGCGCTTTG GTCGACCAAGGCGTCCTAGAAGAGCTAACAGAAGCCCACCTGCCCGAGCTCCACGCGAAGCTAGACGAGCTCGGCATGATGAACATGATCTCTCTGTCCTGGTTCCTCACGCTGTTCATCAGCGTCATGCCCTACGAGTGCGCCGTCAACGTCATGGATTGTTTCTTCTACGACGGAGCTAAGGTTATCTTCCAG GTAACGCTAAAAATTCTGGATATCAACCGAGACAAACTGCTCAAATGTACAGAAGACGGGCAGGCCATGCAGGTGCTCAATGACTACCTGAAGGGCATATACAATGATGAGGCTATGGCGTTATCTACTGAGCCGAGGACCGCTGAGAAG AGCGTGAAAATCCAAGAGATCATCTACCAGTCCTACCGCTCATATGGGCAGAGCGTAACACCAGAGTGCATAGAACATCTCCGACTAAAACACAGGCTGCGAGTGGTTCGGCAGCTGGAAGACAGCCTCGAGAGGAACACGCTGCGAGCGCTGCAGATGGACCGGCTGCTGGAGCCGCAGGAACTGCAG GAACTATTAAGTATAATCCGCGAAGAGCTCCTGTGGGCTAAACGCGTGCCGTGCGAGCGACTAGAGGCCCCATACGAGGCGTACAGGCTGGACTACACGCAGTTCAAGAACCTGTTCACTGCTCTGTCGCCGTGGGGGAAGGGGGAGTGCGCTGAGGCCATCACTGCTAGGATGTTTAAG CTAATGGACAACGACGAGGACGGGTTCGTGTCGGCGCGCGGGCTGTCGCTGGCGCTGGGCGCGAGCGCGCGCGCGGAGGCGGCGCGGCGCCTGCGCGTGCTGTACTGCGCGCACGCGCCGccgctgctggcgcgcgccgaGCTGCGCGACCCCCGCGCGCAGCGCGCCGGCGCGGAGCTCGCCGCTGATGCCATCTCTTTCTTCGACAG CGTAGAAAACGCATCCGGATCTGAACCTATTCCTCAAGAGCTACAGCGGTCTATAAGCGACGCCGGCGATGCCGGCTACATGGATAAATCCAGCGACAGCTCCAATAGCCAATCAG CTTCCTCCAGCGTGGACCCCATAGCGGAGTCCATCCGCGCCTGCGCGTGGTCCGGCATGGGCTCGGGCTCGGGCGCGTCCACACCGGGCGCGTCCACgccgggcgcggcgccggccaCGGCCCCGCCGCTGTCTCGGGCGCACTTCCTTCAGCTGTTGGCGGCCGTACACTCACTCACGCTGCACAAGGACCAGCTGTATGAGGCGGCGGCACAGGCTG GTACGCTCCTGTTGAAGATGGGTGAATGGAACCACCAGCGGCCGAGCCTGGACCGCGAGATATCGCAGGACAGCTTGTACTTGGCCGCGGCCGAGAAGCAGCCCGGGATACGACAG ATGGATCCAAATGGCAACACAACCTCCGACCAAGAAACTGAGCCATCCCCGTCAAAGGAAACCGAACCTTCGTCAGACGACGAATGGTCCATTTCCCTTGAGCAGTTCCTCGCCACAATGCTCTCACAAGAACCTCTAGAGGCGTTCTTCAACGAGAAAGTATCCATATTGCCAGATTTAGAAGCCTTAAAACAAAGAGACAGGTTTCAGTCGATGTCGTGA